The genomic stretch TCATTACATACTAATGCCTTCATCCCAACATAACATAGTTTGATTCCTGTTCGTACAAAAATGTGCAATTGCAGGAGACAGGGGAATTCGATAATTAAGAGACTAAGGAACAGGGTTCAAATAAAAAGACTCCGACATTTACTAGATCCGTTGCCGGACTTCTTCTGCGAAAAAATCCCCTCCCCATTAACGGGAAGAGGATTATTTTACATTTTACATAGCCAATCCCTTGGAAAACGAGCTTACCAAGTGATTAAAAAGTACGAGCAAGTGCAATGAGTCCAATCAGCGTTATGACATTAAACAGTGTTGAGATGAGAACGGTTTGAGCAGCAAAGTCAGGCTCATTCCGGTACTCTTCTGCCAGGATAGAAGCATTAACGCCAGTCGGCATACCCGAAGCAATAATCAGGGCCTGTGCTGTCATTCCTTCCAGTCCAAGAAGATATACAAGTGTAACGCCGATCACAGGAGCGATTAGCAGACGAATGAACATACTGACATATACGGTGACCCGTCCTAATCTAAGCGGATATTTTACAATCTGTGCTCCAAGGGTCAACAGCGCGACAGCAACCATCGACTGCTGAGCGTAAGTTAATGGCATCGACAGAAAAGTAGGAAGCGGTGCACCCAGTGCATTCCACAGAATACCGAGTAATAGAGCGTAAGGAACAGGCATTTTGAGGAACCCGATAACGAGACTGCGGTAGTTCCCTTTTAGCTGCGCCCCTTGAATCGAAAGTACCCCATATGTAAACGTCAGCAAGCTCTGCATCGACATAATAAAAGCCTGAATCGAAGCGGCAAGCGGATCACCTTTGAATACAAGTGCACTAATCGGCATTCCGTAATTTCCTGCATTGTCCAGCATAATACTGTTGTTAAAAGCAGCTTTCATTCCTTTGTTGAACTTGAATGATTTCGCCACAATGCAGCCGATTAAATAGAGAATAAGAGAGTACATTGCATAAAAAAGGGCTATTGTTCCAAGCAGTTCACCGGACATCTCCGATAGATACATACTCATAAACACGGCAGCCGGAGTAATAAAGTAAAAGTTAATTTTGGCGAGTGTATATAGATCGAGTTCAAACACACGCTGCATTAATGAGCCTACACCAATTAGTACAAATACGGGCAGGACAACTTCAAGCAAGATGTCTAAAATCATGAGTTTGTCAGCTTCTTTCTATAAAAAGGTTCACTTTTTTTCTGAATATTTCAGAAATACTTGTTACATTATAGCATCTTGGTGCAATTGTGGAACGGAAAATGAACAGTTCTTTGTAAGTATTCATGAACGAACTACGTTTTCTTTAGACTCGCTTGGGTAATCTATTAACACCAAGATGTAACAATCAGACTCAAGAAATAAAGGAGCAGGATATCAGATGGAACCCATATCCGATCATCTGGAGCATGGGCTTCAGATTATATTTATCGGCTTTAATCCAAGTATTAAGTCAGGTGAGACCGGACATCACTATGCGAATCCGAGAAATAATTTTTACCGAATCTTGCACCAATCCGGACTTACTCCGCGCTTATATGAAGCAAAAGAAGACCAGGATCTGTTGAAATTGGGGTATGGTTTTACCAACATTGTTGCAAGACCTACCGTCGGCATTGATGATATTACGAAGGAAGAGTACGCAGAAGGGCGAGAAATTTTGAAACAGAAGCTGGAGAAGTATCGCCCTGAAGTGGCTTGTTTTGTAGGGAAAGGCGTATATACACAATACACGAAAAGAACCAAAGTGAATTGGGGGTTTCAGCCCGAGCCTTTTGTAGCCGGAATGCATGAATTCGTGGCACCTTCTTCAAGCGGGCTCGTGCGTATGCCGATGAAACAGATTATCGAGATTTACCGAGAGTTAAGCCTATTCTTGCATGATGATACATAAGGTGCCAAGCAGTGATGAACACCTCTGTATAGCGTATGAATCGCACAGTGGCTGTGTAGAGAGGAGCTTCCTGCGAGACATTCGAAAAAATGAAGTGGATATCTAAAAAATAAAGCAAATATCTAAAGAAGGGGAGTTCGTATCAAAAGAGTGGAGTGCAATAGCATAGAATGAGGCTTACCCAGATGTGTTAGTGAACACTTTCTGGATAAGCCTCTCTATATGCGTTAACATTCATAATTTGATTTACTATCTTTGCTGCATTTCAAAAGGACAGGGGGAAGGTAAAATTACCCTGTTTATTTTATAGTGTTACCACCGTCCATGACGATGTTTTCCCCCGTAATCATGTTGGAGGCATCACTTGCTAAGAACAAGGCTACAGCTGCCACTTCCTCAGGATAACCAAAACGACCGAGAGGAATTTCTTTCTTCGCTTGTTCGCCTACTTCACCAGCCCAAGCTTTCTTCCCAAGTTCGGTTAAGATAATGGTTGGTGAAATTGCATTCACGTTAATGTTAAATTGAGCCCATTCAAATGCAAGAGAACGTGTAATACCCAAGACAGCGGCTTTACTTGCACAATAAGCAACATGATTATCTAGGGCAATTAAAGCAGCTTGGGACGCTAAATTGATAATTTTTCCGCCGGTGCCTTGCTTGATGAGAATATTCCCGACTTTTTGTGCCATTTTAAAAGTTCCTGTTACATTAATATCTAATGTTTTCTGCCAGTACGTATCTGAAATATTCTCTGCATCATCTAAGAAAACAACGCCAGCGCAGTTAACAAGAATATCAATTTTACCAAAATGAGACTGCACTTGATGAATGGCTTCTTCCATACTTTCATTGTCTGTTACGTTACAAGGTAAACCAATAGCCCTCGAGGTATGTAAAGCAGTCGCAACCTCGGAAACATCGTCTTTTAAATCCAGGATGGCAACAGAAGCCCCTTTTTCTAAAAATAACTGAGCAACAGCATAACCAATACCACTTGCTCCCCCTGTAATAATAGCTACTTTATCCTCAATGCTAAAGCTTTTGTCATATCCCGTGAATTTCATAGTAATCCCTCGCTTTTAAGTAATGAGTTAATCCGTAACAATGAGCTCAATATGATGCTTCTTAAATAACTCTACATATTTGTCTGAAACAGGTTGGTCTGTAATGAAAGTATCAATATCCGTGATTTCGGCAAAGGCGGCAATGGAATTGCGATCAATCTTCGTGTGGTCAAGTAAAACGGTTGTTTTCGTTGCAGCCTTCACCATTCTTTTTTTCAGTTCTACCTCGTACACGCTAAAGTCTGTAAATCCCGCTTCTTCTGAAAAACCATTGGAAGATGTGAAAAGCTGATCCACATGGATTTTATTTAAAATTTCCGCTCCAAGTGTCCCTTCCAGTGAACAAGAACCTTGTTTAACGATCCCTCCTAATAAAATGACGGTAATCTGAGGGGAGTCATTGAGTTCCATCGCTACTTTTAAGCCACTTGTCACTACGGTGAGCCGATAAGGTGAATCTTTAAGTTGATGTGCAAGTTCTAATGCAGTAGAGCTGGCATCCAGCATAATACATTGATTGTTTAAAATCGTTTTCACCGCAGCTTTTGCAATCGCAACTTTCTCATCTTTGTTTTTCATTTGTCTTGTGGAGAAGCTGGTATCTAGTTCATTAGGATCAACGAGAATAGCACCGCCATGCGTTCTGCGTAATAGATTTTGTTGTTCTAATTTGGTTAAATCCGTTCGTAATGTAGCTTCAGATACATTTAAAGAAGAAGCAAGTTCTTTAATTGTGACACTGCGTTGTTGCGCTAATTTATCTAAAATCAGTTTG from Paenibacillus polygoni encodes the following:
- a CDS encoding AEC family transporter, producing the protein MILDILLEVVLPVFVLIGVGSLMQRVFELDLYTLAKINFYFITPAAVFMSMYLSEMSGELLGTIALFYAMYSLILYLIGCIVAKSFKFNKGMKAAFNNSIMLDNAGNYGMPISALVFKGDPLAASIQAFIMSMQSLLTFTYGVLSIQGAQLKGNYRSLVIGFLKMPVPYALLLGILWNALGAPLPTFLSMPLTYAQQSMVAVALLTLGAQIVKYPLRLGRVTVYVSMFIRLLIAPVIGVTLVYLLGLEGMTAQALIIASGMPTGVNASILAEEYRNEPDFAAQTVLISTLFNVITLIGLIALARTF
- a CDS encoding mismatch-specific DNA-glycosylase yields the protein MEPISDHLEHGLQIIFIGFNPSIKSGETGHHYANPRNNFYRILHQSGLTPRLYEAKEDQDLLKLGYGFTNIVARPTVGIDDITKEEYAEGREILKQKLEKYRPEVACFVGKGVYTQYTKRTKVNWGFQPEPFVAGMHEFVAPSSSGLVRMPMKQIIEIYRELSLFLHDDT
- a CDS encoding SDR family oxidoreductase gives rise to the protein MKFTGYDKSFSIEDKVAIITGGASGIGYAVAQLFLEKGASVAILDLKDDVSEVATALHTSRAIGLPCNVTDNESMEEAIHQVQSHFGKIDILVNCAGVVFLDDAENISDTYWQKTLDINVTGTFKMAQKVGNILIKQGTGGKIINLASQAALIALDNHVAYCASKAAVLGITRSLAFEWAQFNINVNAISPTIILTELGKKAWAGEVGEQAKKEIPLGRFGYPEEVAAVALFLASDASNMITGENIVMDGGNTIK
- a CDS encoding DeoR/GlpR family DNA-binding transcription regulator; the encoded protein is MKKIFAQERHKLILDKLAQQRSVTIKELASSLNVSEATLRTDLTKLEQQNLLRRTHGGAILVDPNELDTSFSTRQMKNKDEKVAIAKAAVKTILNNQCIMLDASSTALELAHQLKDSPYRLTVVTSGLKVAMELNDSPQITVILLGGIVKQGSCSLEGTLGAEILNKIHVDQLFTSSNGFSEEAGFTDFSVYEVELKKRMVKAATKTTVLLDHTKIDRNSIAAFAEITDIDTFITDQPVSDKYVELFKKHHIELIVTD